A single region of the Candidatus Cloacimonadota bacterium genome encodes:
- the hydE gene encoding [FeFe] hydrogenase H-cluster radical SAM maturase HydE, whose product MIRSIVLNKKEIISLLSIDNEAELQQLFDKAYATKLQYVGKKVYFRGIIEISNICIKNCYYCGIRRDNRELERYEMDSEEVIEAALWAYDQRYGSIVIQSGEREDSRFIEKITKILRELKSRTSGRLGITLSLGEQKKEVYKEWFDAGAHRYLLRVETTNEELYKKCHPADHSLEQRITCLEALKELGYQVGTGVLIGLPDQTLEDLAEDILFFHKHDIDMIGMGPYIVHNNTPFNRFKTTTDNERNLQLALKMIAVTRIFLRNVNIASTTALQAISPVGRELGLKAGANIIMPVITDIKYRLQYLLYEGKPCLDENADQCRDCLENRIRSIEEEIGYNEWGDSHHFMERKDRE is encoded by the coding sequence ATAATAAGGTCTATCGTATTGAATAAGAAAGAAATAATATCGTTATTATCTATCGATAATGAAGCTGAATTGCAGCAGTTATTTGACAAAGCTTATGCCACTAAACTACAATATGTGGGGAAGAAGGTATATTTTCGGGGCATTATCGAGATTAGTAATATCTGCATCAAAAATTGTTATTACTGTGGTATAAGACGAGATAACAGGGAACTGGAAAGATATGAGATGGACTCTGAAGAGGTCATTGAAGCAGCACTCTGGGCTTATGATCAGCGCTACGGATCGATCGTAATTCAATCAGGAGAGAGAGAAGATAGTAGATTCATAGAGAAGATCACCAAGATCCTGAGAGAATTGAAATCAAGAACATCGGGGAGATTAGGGATAACTCTCTCTTTAGGAGAACAGAAAAAAGAAGTGTATAAAGAATGGTTTGATGCCGGAGCACATCGCTATCTGCTAAGAGTAGAAACAACAAATGAGGAGCTATATAAAAAATGTCATCCTGCAGATCATTCGTTAGAACAGAGGATAACCTGCTTAGAAGCATTAAAAGAGCTTGGTTATCAAGTAGGTACAGGTGTTTTGATAGGTCTGCCTGATCAGACTTTAGAGGATTTAGCAGAGGATATACTCTTCTTCCATAAACATGATATTGATATGATAGGGATGGGACCTTATATTGTCCATAATAACACACCTTTCAATCGATTTAAGACTACTACGGATAATGAACGAAATCTTCAACTGGCATTAAAAATGATCGCAGTAACCCGGATCTTTTTACGAAATGTCAATATTGCTTCTACAACAGCATTACAGGCGATAAGTCCGGTAGGGAGAGAGTTGGGGTTGAAGGCGGGAGCCAATATTATAATGCCTGTGATAACAGATATAAAGTACCGTTTACAGTATCTTCTCTATGAAGGCAAACCATGCTTAGACGAGAATGCTGATCAATGCCGTGATTGTTTAGAAAACAGGATCAGATCGATCGAAGAAGAGATCGGCTATAATGAATGGGGAGATTCCCATCATTTTATGGAGAGAAAAGATAGAGAATAA
- the mnmA gene encoding tRNA 2-thiouridine(34) synthase MnmA codes for MIVKHTIAVGLSGGIDSAMTCYILKERGHNLIGLTMSTWDETYTSQKAVQSGCFGPGEKEDIESAQKICELLDIPHYVIDLKTEYKKTVLDYFRRVYLSGRTPNPCVLCNREIKFGILPIKAKELGLNFDHFATGHYARIIKKSNTYYLIKGIDETKDQSYFLCRLTQDHLASTILPLGNYYKSDVKDMARETGLNHLVQRKESQDFIETEDYGFIFGKEGSKPGKIIDEDGKVLGQHRGLIYYTVGQRKGLNISGLPEPYYVLGIDACKNVVIVGTKNKLYHSELIATDVLWSDGIERKENLKLEAKIRLQHKAARCEVMPLEDNSYHVVFERPQLSITPGQIIAFYDDDIVLGGGIIDRVNS; via the coding sequence GTGATTGTAAAACATACAATAGCGGTCGGTTTAAGTGGTGGAATTGATTCAGCTATGACCTGCTATATATTAAAAGAAAGGGGACACAATTTAATTGGTTTAACGATGTCTACATGGGACGAAACATATACTTCCCAAAAAGCTGTACAGAGCGGTTGCTTCGGACCGGGTGAAAAGGAAGATATCGAATCTGCTCAGAAGATATGCGAACTACTTGATATACCTCACTATGTGATAGATCTCAAAACAGAGTATAAGAAAACAGTGCTCGATTACTTCCGTAGAGTATATCTATCAGGAAGGACTCCTAATCCCTGCGTTTTATGCAATAGAGAAATAAAATTCGGGATCTTACCAATTAAAGCAAAGGAACTGGGATTGAATTTTGATCACTTTGCTACCGGGCATTATGCCAGAATAATCAAAAAATCGAACACTTACTATCTGATCAAAGGAATCGACGAAACGAAAGATCAGTCATACTTTCTCTGCAGATTAACCCAAGATCATTTAGCATCTACTATATTACCTTTAGGTAATTATTACAAAAGCGATGTGAAAGATATGGCTCGGGAAACTGGTTTAAACCATTTAGTACAACGTAAAGAGAGCCAAGATTTCATTGAAACGGAAGACTATGGCTTTATCTTTGGTAAAGAGGGAAGTAAACCGGGTAAGATAATTGACGAAGATGGAAAAGTATTAGGTCAACATCGTGGTTTGATCTATTATACAGTGGGGCAGAGGAAAGGGCTGAATATCTCCGGCTTACCGGAACCTTATTATGTACTCGGGATAGATGCCTGTAAAAATGTTGTTATCGTCGGAACTAAGAACAAGTTATATCATAGTGAATTGATCGCTACTGATGTACTCTGGTCTGACGGGATCGAAAGAAAAGAAAACCTCAAACTGGAAGCTAAGATCAGATTGCAACATAAAGCTGCAAGATGTGAAGTAATGCCATTGGAAGATAACAGCTATCACGTTGTGTTTGAAAGACCTCAGTTATCAATAACACCCGGTCAGATCATAGCTTTCTATGATGATGATATCGTTCTCGGTGGCGGTATAATTGATAGAGTTAATTCATAG
- a CDS encoding calcium/sodium antiporter yields the protein MIAIILFIIGFVLLVKGADLLVDGSYFIARHLKVSELAIGLTVVAFGTSLPELVVNLSASFRGAADLAIGNVFGSNIANVFLILGVSAIICPLPLQKKTIVSEIPFTLIAALLVGFLANAALFMDEKAMILSRWDGLILIFFFGLYLVYIMKTSKENQEIIYKKEVGSLSVKKSIIYIIVGIIGLFLGGKWIVDGAIYMAQMFKLSEGFIGLTVVAIGTSLPELVTSVTAAKKGNIDIAVGNVIGSNIFNLLWVLAISSIIKPLPFSGINNIDIIIMVFSCTLIIFAMATGVRNAIDRKNGIFFLFVYAIYLVYIFYRG from the coding sequence ATGATAGCGATAATACTCTTCATAATCGGGTTTGTGTTGTTGGTTAAAGGGGCTGATCTGTTGGTAGATGGCTCTTATTTTATTGCCCGTCATCTCAAGGTTTCAGAACTGGCTATTGGTTTGACAGTAGTAGCTTTTGGAACATCGCTACCGGAATTAGTAGTCAATCTCTCTGCCAGCTTTCGAGGAGCAGCAGATCTTGCTATTGGCAACGTATTCGGCAGCAATATAGCCAATGTCTTTTTGATCTTGGGTGTAAGCGCTATCATTTGTCCACTACCGTTACAAAAGAAAACAATCGTCTCAGAAATACCTTTCACTCTTATAGCAGCACTTCTGGTTGGTTTCCTTGCTAATGCGGCTCTCTTTATGGATGAGAAAGCTATGATCCTGAGCCGTTGGGATGGCTTGATCTTGATCTTCTTTTTTGGATTGTATCTCGTCTATATAATGAAAACTTCAAAAGAGAATCAGGAGATAATCTACAAAAAAGAGGTCGGATCTTTAAGTGTGAAAAAATCGATCATCTATATTATAGTTGGTATTATCGGGCTTTTTCTTGGTGGTAAGTGGATAGTAGATGGTGCTATTTATATGGCTCAGATGTTTAAGTTGAGTGAAGGTTTTATAGGATTAACGGTAGTTGCTATCGGAACATCACTCCCGGAGTTAGTTACCTCCGTTACTGCTGCAAAAAAAGGGAATATCGATATTGCAGTAGGTAATGTTATCGGCTCTAACATTTTCAATCTATTGTGGGTCCTGGCGATCAGTTCCATTATTAAACCTCTACCATTTTCAGGGATAAATAACATAGATATCATAATTATGGTCTTCTCCTGCACATTGATAATTTTTGCCATGGCTACCGGTGTAAGAAATGCCATCGATCGTAAGAACGGAATTTTCTTCCTATTTGTCTATGCTATTTATCTTGTATATATTTTTTATCGAGGATAA
- a CDS encoding ABC transporter substrate-binding protein — protein sequence MRYIVYTVLLLTIFLFGCGQRERAEQLEFWHALGGPLGDALNELIREFNAAHPDIHINAISMGNYTALSQKLMASIQAGTQPDIAQVFESWTAGLVAGGVLVPFDKLIEEDEDFGEEDFADIYQVFIDSSTMDGKLWSFPFNKSVRVLYYNKDIFFRTGLDPNRPPRTWEEFREYCRKTTIDLTGNGQIDQYGTTFSTSVWMFENLLLQAGGELMTPDYRRPLFHLEPGVKALEHLNTLLNVDGTAYLSAGFEWQNDLLASKVAMVEGSSVSAVYMKRAGIDFFLGIAALPIDETNRSVISGTNICIFDTKDEKRHRAAWTFIKWFTDTEQTARWSYMTYYMPVRKSAFEVSILQNRLYSNPEMAEVYDQLAYATFEPPIAEWFEIRRHLEEQVLERVLRQRIGAREALQSAADRLTQMIERKEVKSPFELGTE from the coding sequence ATGCGTTATATCGTTTACACAGTCCTACTTCTGACGATATTTCTCTTTGGATGCGGACAGCGGGAACGAGCAGAGCAGCTTGAATTCTGGCATGCTTTGGGCGGACCGTTGGGAGATGCTCTGAATGAATTGATCAGAGAATTCAATGCAGCCCATCCGGATATACATATCAATGCCATTTCAATGGGTAATTATACAGCATTGTCACAGAAATTGATGGCATCTATCCAGGCAGGTACTCAACCGGATATTGCCCAGGTTTTTGAATCATGGACAGCAGGGTTAGTAGCCGGTGGTGTTTTGGTTCCTTTCGACAAACTTATCGAAGAAGATGAAGATTTTGGCGAAGAAGATTTTGCCGATATTTATCAGGTATTTATTGATAGCAGCACAATGGATGGCAAACTCTGGTCATTTCCCTTCAACAAGAGTGTCAGGGTTCTCTATTATAACAAAGACATTTTTTTCAGAACCGGTTTAGATCCTAACAGACCACCCCGCACTTGGGAAGAATTTAGGGAATACTGCCGTAAAACCACTATTGATCTAACAGGTAACGGACAGATCGACCAATATGGTACAACTTTCTCCACAAGTGTCTGGATGTTTGAGAATTTACTCTTACAAGCCGGTGGAGAGTTAATGACTCCCGATTATCGGAGACCATTATTTCATTTAGAACCGGGCGTTAAAGCTTTAGAACATCTAAACACATTATTAAATGTAGATGGTACAGCTTATCTATCTGCCGGATTTGAATGGCAAAATGACTTATTGGCGAGTAAAGTAGCGATGGTAGAGGGTTCGAGTGTTTCTGCCGTTTATATGAAGCGAGCGGGGATAGATTTTTTCTTAGGTATTGCAGCCCTTCCGATTGACGAAACAAACAGAAGTGTTATCAGTGGTACGAATATCTGTATTTTTGATACTAAAGACGAGAAAAGACACCGTGCAGCTTGGACATTTATTAAATGGTTTACGGATACTGAACAGACTGCTCGCTGGTCGTATATGACTTATTATATGCCGGTGCGAAAGAGTGCTTTTGAAGTATCGATATTACAAAACAGATTGTATTCTAATCCTGAAATGGCAGAGGTTTATGACCAGTTAGCTTATGCAACTTTCGAACCACCGATAGCCGAATGGTTCGAGATCCGTCGTCATTTAGAAGAACAAGTGTTGGAAAGGGTCTTAAGGCAGCGAATCGGAGCGCGAGAAGCTTTACAGAGTGCTGCCGACCGCTTGACACAGATGATCGAGAGGAAAGAGGTTAAGAGTCCATTTGAATTGGGAACAGAATAA